A single genomic interval of Lactococcus sp. S-13 harbors:
- a CDS encoding LutC/YkgG family protein, whose protein sequence is MTGSIENREQFLATLLEKRGGVELPFEPYQAISDLPETHLADLSAEELLDIAKEQAEFVSANLVETTASEMNAVIADLIEKSGGGQVMIPTTDEFAKFGVEVATDQLVSWKIGAEYRDENIMAAQNSNVAVAVPKFFLAESATIVVESEAGQGRSLHFLPTHYIAVIPMSRMVARSTQAADWLDKNKKPGSTLHFISGPSNSGDIEMQLVVGLHGPLEINYVVVKDL, encoded by the coding sequence TGGTGTGGAGCTGCCATTTGAGCCTTATCAAGCCATTTCTGACTTGCCTGAGACACATTTGGCGGATTTGTCAGCTGAGGAACTTTTGGACATCGCTAAAGAACAGGCTGAATTTGTCTCGGCCAACTTGGTGGAAACGACAGCTTCTGAAATGAATGCGGTCATCGCTGATTTGATTGAAAAATCTGGCGGTGGGCAGGTCATGATTCCTACGACTGATGAATTTGCAAAATTTGGCGTTGAGGTCGCTACTGACCAGCTTGTCAGCTGGAAAATCGGGGCTGAGTATCGTGATGAAAATATCATGGCCGCGCAAAATTCTAACGTGGCTGTGGCTGTGCCGAAATTTTTTCTGGCTGAGTCAGCAACCATCGTCGTGGAATCTGAAGCAGGGCAAGGGCGGTCTTTGCACTTCTTGCCGACGCACTATATCGCGGTCATTCCCATGAGCCGCATGGTGGCGCGCTCAACGCAGGCTGCGGACTGGTTGGACAAAAATAAAAAACCTGGCTCAACTTTGCATTTTATTTCTGGTCCTTCAAACTCTGGGGACATTGAAATGCAACTTGTAGTCGGTCTGCACGGCCCTTTGGAAATCAACTATGTGGTGGTCAAAGACCTTTGA
- a CDS encoding Crp/Fnr family transcriptional regulator, giving the protein MIHFLRHNRLASILLTLMRVFIGYQWITAGLGKLFAEEAFSAGGLINGALGSATAYPWFHSFLSFTTNGGANTSFFDFVVPWGQIFIGLALILGAFTLTAATFGLLMNLSFLLAGVISENPTFLLIQVLILVAGFNAGRLGLDFWIVPYLRRRFPFLQNDSLLML; this is encoded by the coding sequence ATGATCCATTTTCTACGACACAATCGCTTGGCTTCGATTTTGCTTACCTTGATGCGGGTTTTCATTGGCTATCAATGGATAACGGCTGGTTTAGGCAAATTGTTTGCTGAAGAAGCTTTTTCTGCTGGAGGGCTCATCAATGGCGCACTAGGCAGTGCAACAGCCTATCCCTGGTTTCACAGTTTTCTCTCTTTCACAACGAATGGCGGTGCAAACACAAGTTTCTTTGATTTCGTTGTCCCTTGGGGACAGATTTTCATTGGACTCGCGCTGATTTTGGGGGCTTTCACATTGACGGCAGCTACGTTTGGCTTGCTGATGAATTTGTCCTTTTTACTCGCTGGGGTGATTTCAGAAAATCCGACTTTCCTTCTCATTCAAGTCTTAATTTTGGTCGCTGGCTTCAACGCCGGTCGCCTAGGCTTGGACTTCTGGATTGTTCCTTACCTGCGTCGCCGTTTCCCTTTTTTGCAAAATGATAGCTTGCTCATGCTCTGA
- a CDS encoding Bax inhibitor-1/YccA family protein: protein MQNMNDNNIIFDQRQDGLNAFFSKIYALMGAGVLVSALVSWIMITFFQDNMMAVLQRGGLFFLILWLIPLVMVGSLQVMAMKNSKLALPVFVGYAAFMGFLISFTLLMYTATNITLAFVTAAAMFFGLAVYGRVTKRNLSGMGKALGIAVWGLVVAIILNFFIGGSGLTLLISIIGVVIFSGLIAWDNQKITHVYNANNGQVSDGWAISMALSLYLDFINMFLFLLRIFGISGGNNRN from the coding sequence ATGCAAAATATGAATGATAACAATATTATTTTTGACCAACGTCAAGACGGACTCAATGCATTTTTTAGTAAGATTTACGCACTGATGGGGGCAGGAGTACTGGTTTCTGCGCTAGTTTCTTGGATTATGATTACGTTTTTTCAAGATAATATGATGGCAGTTCTTCAGCGTGGAGGTTTATTTTTCCTCATTTTGTGGTTGATTCCGCTGGTCATGGTGGGATCATTGCAAGTAATGGCGATGAAAAATTCTAAGTTGGCGCTCCCTGTTTTTGTTGGATATGCGGCCTTTATGGGCTTTCTCATTAGCTTCACCCTCTTGATGTATACAGCGACAAACATTACTCTCGCTTTTGTGACCGCAGCGGCGATGTTCTTTGGACTTGCAGTTTACGGACGAGTGACCAAACGTAATCTTTCAGGCATGGGCAAAGCGCTTGGTATTGCGGTTTGGGGATTAGTAGTTGCGATAATTCTTAACTTCTTCATCGGTGGAAGCGGACTGACTCTCTTAATTAGCATCATTGGTGTGGTGATTTTCTCAGGTTTGATTGCTTGGGATAATCAAAAAATTACACACGTTTACAACGCTAACAATGGTCAAGTCAGTGATGGTTGGGCGATTTCAATGGCGCTCTCCTTGTACCTTGACTTTATCAATATGTTCCTCTTCCTCCTCCGAATTTTCGGAATTTCAGGTGGAAATAATCGGAATTAA
- a CDS encoding diacylglycerol/lipid kinase family protein, translating into MKKIKVFYNEKSGNNDEEEVLQTIKSFFDSEENQLEFISPDGPKEAIRLAKKAAEERPDLILALGGDGTIDKICGGLLEANEESLLGIIPNGTVNNLAKSLNIPQDIRAALENLEQGKLQKVDMAKVNQEYMTSSLTLGILADIAQNVSSKDKKKLGPLAYFKDAYKVIRYNKSYQIELKHDGKTEQLRTKLLLITMTNTIAGMQALAPKAKVDDGLLRVYSLKKINLLKILWHLNKLRKGQFEDFSEIEHFDTDELEINPLSTKKKNIPYSRIDGDKSDQLPVKIKVYPRALTTIVPKDVQKTLFRSKEEN; encoded by the coding sequence ATGAAAAAGATTAAAGTGTTTTATAATGAGAAATCAGGAAATAATGATGAAGAAGAAGTGTTACAGACCATCAAATCCTTCTTTGATTCAGAGGAAAATCAGCTTGAATTTATCAGTCCAGATGGCCCAAAAGAAGCTATTCGTCTGGCAAAAAAAGCGGCAGAGGAGCGTCCTGACCTGATTCTCGCACTTGGCGGTGATGGAACAATTGACAAAATTTGCGGCGGACTTTTGGAAGCTAACGAAGAAAGCCTGTTAGGAATTATTCCTAACGGAACAGTCAATAATTTGGCAAAATCCTTGAATATCCCTCAAGACATTAGGGCAGCATTAGAAAATTTAGAACAAGGAAAGCTTCAAAAAGTTGACATGGCCAAAGTCAATCAAGAATACATGACCTCAAGCCTAACTTTGGGAATTTTAGCTGATATTGCCCAAAATGTGAGCAGTAAAGACAAGAAAAAATTAGGTCCTCTTGCTTATTTTAAAGATGCTTACAAAGTGATTCGCTACAATAAAAGTTACCAAATTGAACTCAAGCACGACGGGAAAACGGAGCAACTGCGCACCAAACTTTTGCTGATTACAATGACTAATACGATTGCAGGAATGCAAGCTTTAGCTCCAAAAGCTAAGGTTGATGATGGTCTACTACGCGTCTATTCTTTGAAAAAAATAAATCTTTTAAAAATATTATGGCATTTAAATAAGTTGCGCAAGGGACAATTTGAAGATTTTAGCGAAATCGAACACTTTGATACGGATGAACTAGAAATAAATCCCCTTTCGACAAAGAAAAAGAACATTCCATATTCACGGATTGACGGCGATAAAAGTGATCAACTCCCTGTGAAAATCAAAGTTTATCCCCGTGCTTTAACCACAATTGTTCCAAAAGATGTACAAAAAACGCTTTTTCGTTCAAAAGAGGAAAATTAA
- a CDS encoding HD domain-containing protein, which yields MNLDEKPWLNDAEYMSYVGHLLEMDELKKLDEITHHYTSTRLQHCLRVSYVSYLIAKKRGLNAKATARAGLLHDLFYYDWRETKFAKSHAYVHPHIAYRNARKLTTISELEKDIIIKHMFGATINPPRYKESWIVTGVDKYIATLEGSATLKYKWNRRKHFKKLPSFSLD from the coding sequence ATGAATTTAGATGAAAAACCGTGGTTAAACGACGCAGAATATATGAGCTATGTTGGTCATCTGTTAGAAATGGATGAGCTGAAAAAACTTGATGAAATTACCCATCACTACACTTCAACACGTTTGCAGCATTGTCTGCGCGTGAGCTATGTGAGTTATCTTATTGCCAAAAAACGTGGATTGAATGCGAAAGCAACAGCGCGAGCTGGACTTTTGCACGATCTTTTCTACTACGATTGGCGCGAAACAAAATTTGCCAAAAGCCATGCCTATGTGCATCCACACATTGCTTATCGTAATGCCCGAAAATTGACGACGATTTCAGAGCTGGAAAAAGACATCATCATTAAACATATGTTTGGGGCAACCATCAACCCACCGCGCTACAAAGAAAGTTGGATTGTCACAGGAGTTGATAAATACATCGCAACGCTTGAAGGCTCAGCCACACTCAAGTACAAATGGAACAGACGCAAGCACTTCAAAAAGTTGCCTTCTTTCAGTCTGGATTAA
- the rpsT gene encoding 30S ribosomal protein S20 produces MANIKSAIKRAELNTIANERNSQQKSAMRTAIKKFEAQPSEELYKSASAIIDKAASKGLIHANKAARDKSRLAAKLG; encoded by the coding sequence ATGGCTAACATCAAATCTGCTATCAAACGTGCTGAATTGAATACAATCGCAAACGAACGCAATTCACAACAAAAATCTGCAATGCGTACTGCTATCAAAAAATTTGAAGCACAACCATCAGAAGAACTTTACAAATCAGCATCTGCAATCATCGATAAAGCTGCTTCTAAAGGCCTTATCCACGCTAACAAAGCTGCTCGTGACAAATCACGTCTTGCTGCTAAACTTGGCTAA
- a CDS encoding histidine phosphatase family protein: protein MKIYFVRHGKTEWNLARRLQGQKGDSPLLPEALTEIERVRDFLAPIKFDEILSSPQTRALTTAKLLTDCAIKRDQRLAEWNFGELEGWFIADAIAKYPKEMHDSRFELDKFDGRAFGAESVSSVLARFDDLGRELLHSEMDNVLLIGHGASGTAGMRHLSGFGLSELRAAGGLANNTVTILEGCKDHFELKVWDQKL, encoded by the coding sequence GTGAAGATTTATTTTGTACGACATGGTAAGACGGAGTGGAATTTGGCGCGACGTTTACAGGGACAAAAGGGAGATTCACCGCTGTTGCCAGAAGCTTTGACGGAAATTGAACGGGTGCGGGATTTTTTGGCACCGATAAAATTTGATGAAATTTTATCAAGTCCGCAAACAAGGGCGCTGACGACAGCGAAATTACTGACGGATTGTGCCATTAAGCGAGATCAGCGATTGGCTGAATGGAATTTTGGTGAATTGGAAGGTTGGTTTATTGCAGATGCGATTGCTAAATATCCAAAAGAAATGCACGATTCTCGTTTTGAATTGGATAAGTTTGATGGACGAGCTTTTGGGGCTGAGTCGGTCAGCTCGGTTTTGGCGCGCTTTGATGATTTGGGGCGAGAATTGTTGCACTCAGAGATGGACAATGTGCTTTTGATTGGTCATGGTGCTTCGGGAACTGCGGGAATGCGACATTTGTCAGGATTTGGTCTGTCAGAATTACGGGCCGCTGGTGGTCTTGCCAATAATACAGTGACGATTTTGGAGGGCTGTAAAGATCACTTTGAACTCAAAGTTTGGGATCAAAAACTATGA
- the pheA gene encoding prephenate dehydratase yields MKIAYLGPRGSFCSVVAEAAFKTDELIAYETIIDVIEAYDEGKCDFALIPIENSTEGTVNMSIDKIFHDSEAQVVAEFVLPISQNLLAISQDRVIERVYSHPQALAQTRAYLRKFYPEAQVEITASTSAAAEFVKKHPELPVAAVANRYAAKRYDLAIVAENIQDVAGNSTRFWLLGEQKKAFNLRQAGEKMSLALTLPENLPGALHKAISVFAWRDIDMTKIESRPLKTRLGQYFFIIDLVNNELNAAKIPFALEELASLGVSARVLGNYAFYSIEEM; encoded by the coding sequence ATGAAAATAGCCTATTTGGGTCCACGGGGATCTTTTTGTTCGGTTGTGGCGGAAGCGGCTTTTAAAACAGATGAGTTGATTGCTTATGAAACAATCATTGATGTGATTGAGGCTTATGATGAGGGGAAGTGCGATTTTGCTTTAATTCCGATTGAAAATTCGACGGAAGGAACGGTGAACATGAGCATTGATAAGATTTTTCATGATTCTGAGGCTCAAGTTGTGGCAGAATTTGTTTTACCGATTTCACAAAATTTACTGGCTATTTCACAAGACCGAGTGATTGAACGGGTTTACTCACATCCACAGGCATTGGCTCAGACACGGGCCTATCTGCGGAAATTTTATCCAGAGGCCCAGGTGGAGATTACGGCATCCACTTCGGCTGCGGCTGAGTTTGTGAAAAAACATCCTGAGCTTCCAGTCGCTGCGGTTGCCAATCGTTATGCGGCTAAGCGCTATGATTTGGCGATCGTGGCTGAAAATATTCAGGACGTTGCAGGAAACTCAACACGTTTTTGGTTGTTGGGCGAACAAAAAAAGGCATTTAATCTAAGACAAGCGGGTGAGAAAATGAGTCTGGCTTTGACTTTGCCTGAAAATTTACCAGGGGCTTTGCATAAGGCAATTTCTGTTTTTGCTTGGCGAGATATTGATATGACTAAGATTGAATCGCGCCCTTTGAAAACGCGGCTTGGTCAGTACTTTTTTATCATTGATTTGGTTAATAATGAGCTAAACGCAGCGAAAATTCCTTTTGCACTTGAAGAGTTGGCAAGTCTTGGTGTGAGTGCTCGGGTGCTTGGAAATTATGCGTTTTATTCGATAGAGGAGATGTAA
- a CDS encoding shikimate kinase: MSIILIGFMGAGKSTVARLLAEDFIDLDQLIEQKIEMPIAHFFALFGEKDFRRIENEVFESVLQNQAVIATGGGIVESLQNVEVLRSHPQVVFLSADFATLWERISADKVNVRPLAQDKAAAQRLFERRKKSYEAVADLTVDVTDKSPEAIVQLIKERWEKK; this comes from the coding sequence ATGAGTATCATTTTAATTGGATTTATGGGTGCTGGAAAGTCAACAGTAGCAAGACTTTTGGCAGAGGATTTCATTGATTTAGATCAGTTGATTGAGCAAAAAATTGAGATGCCGATTGCTCATTTTTTTGCTTTGTTTGGTGAGAAGGATTTTCGCCGGATTGAAAATGAGGTTTTTGAGTCTGTTCTGCAAAATCAAGCAGTGATTGCCACAGGTGGTGGTATTGTTGAGAGTTTACAGAATGTGGAAGTGCTTCGTTCTCATCCGCAAGTGGTTTTTTTAAGTGCAGATTTTGCGACCTTGTGGGAGCGAATTAGTGCAGATAAGGTCAATGTTCGACCTTTGGCTCAAGACAAGGCAGCAGCGCAGCGTTTATTTGAGCGTCGGAAGAAGAGCTATGAAGCTGTGGCTGATTTAACGGTTGATGTGACGGATAAAAGTCCTGAGGCTATTGTCCAGCTGATCAAAGAAAGATGGGAGAAGAAATGA
- the aroA gene encoding 3-phosphoshikimate 1-carboxyvinyltransferase, with amino-acid sequence MKLKTNSQGLQGTLKVPGDKSISHRSIMFGSIAQGQTTVYDILRGEDVLSTIAAFQKMGVKIEDDGQKVIVHGKGFDGLAQAQEALDMGNSGTSTRLLSGILAGLPFETTLFGDDSLSKRPMDRIATPLRLMGAEISGQTDKVKLPMTIKGSKDLKAIDYVLPVASAQVKSAVIFAALQASGVTKVVEKEKTRSHTEEMLVQFGGEITVSGKTILVPGGQKLVGQEVTVPGDISSAAFWLVAALVVPNSELVLKNVGINETRTGILEVISAMGGQMQLSEVDDVAKSATITVRFGSLKGTEIAGDLIPRLIDELPVIALLATQAEGETIIRDAAELKVKETDRIAVVADALNAMGAKITPTDDGMIIQGGTKLKAPKEAINTFGDHRIGMMTAIAALLIEGELELERAEAIQTSYPSFFEDLEKLSK; translated from the coding sequence ATGAAACTTAAAACAAATTCACAAGGCTTACAAGGAACTTTAAAAGTTCCAGGAGATAAATCAATTTCGCATCGCAGTATTATGTTTGGATCAATTGCCCAAGGACAAACCACCGTTTATGATATTTTGCGTGGTGAAGATGTACTTTCAACAATTGCGGCTTTTCAGAAAATGGGAGTTAAAATAGAAGATGATGGTCAAAAAGTCATCGTTCATGGGAAAGGTTTTGATGGTCTTGCTCAAGCTCAAGAAGCCTTAGATATGGGAAATTCAGGAACTTCGACGCGTTTGTTGTCTGGAATCTTGGCGGGTTTGCCTTTTGAAACGACTTTATTTGGGGATGATAGTTTGTCAAAACGCCCAATGGATCGAATTGCAACGCCTTTACGTTTGATGGGGGCTGAGATTTCAGGACAGACAGATAAGGTGAAGTTACCGATGACCATCAAAGGTTCAAAGGACTTAAAAGCGATTGATTATGTGCTTCCTGTGGCTTCGGCTCAGGTTAAATCAGCGGTGATTTTTGCGGCTTTACAGGCGAGCGGTGTGACAAAAGTGGTTGAAAAAGAAAAAACACGTTCGCACACTGAGGAGATGCTGGTTCAATTTGGTGGAGAGATTACTGTTTCTGGAAAAACAATCTTAGTACCTGGCGGTCAAAAATTGGTTGGGCAGGAGGTAACAGTTCCAGGTGATATTAGCTCGGCTGCTTTCTGGTTGGTTGCGGCGCTGGTCGTGCCAAATTCAGAACTTGTTTTGAAAAATGTTGGAATCAATGAAACCAGAACAGGAATTTTGGAAGTTATTTCTGCGATGGGTGGTCAAATGCAATTGTCAGAAGTGGATGATGTGGCTAAGTCGGCAACAATTACCGTTCGATTTGGTTCACTTAAAGGAACGGAAATTGCGGGCGATTTGATTCCACGTTTGATTGATGAATTGCCAGTGATTGCTTTGCTTGCGACGCAGGCTGAGGGTGAAACAATTATCCGTGACGCTGCAGAATTGAAAGTTAAAGAAACAGACCGTATCGCTGTGGTTGCAGATGCTTTGAATGCAATGGGAGCAAAAATTACGCCAACAGATGATGGGATGATTATTCAAGGGGGAACGAAATTAAAAGCACCTAAGGAAGCAATCAATACTTTTGGGGATCACCGAATCGGTATGATGACAGCTATTGCGGCGCTTTTGATTGAGGGAGAACTTGAATTGGAACGTGCTGAGGCGATTCAGACAAGTTATCCAAGCTTTTTTGAGGATTTGGAAAAATTATCAAAATAA
- a CDS encoding prephenate dehydrogenase translates to MKNVFMIGLGLIGSSIALGIKRAHQEVVITGYDQKEVQDIAQKRGIIDQSALSLSDAREADVIILAIPIEATLEVLKELADLELKENVLITDTGSTKSEIVSLGQQLFAEKKVRFVGGHPMAGSHKSGVLAADVNLFENAYYVLSEDCPELRTLLSGLHAKFIVLDAAEHDQVTGQVSHFPHILASALVLQSDAYAQKHPLVKNLAAGGFRDLTRIAEADSLMWTSVVLSNPQEVVERIENFKAQLDDIAQKISSKNQTGIKSFFDDGKKIRQAMEIHKGAIPNFYDLFVSVPDEKGVVLQVLALLQQFSITNIKINEENREDIHGQLQITFKTAQELEKAREIIKIATDFEVA, encoded by the coding sequence ATGAAAAATGTATTTATGATTGGTTTGGGGTTGATTGGTAGCTCAATTGCCCTAGGAATTAAAAGAGCACATCAAGAAGTTGTGATTACTGGCTATGACCAAAAAGAAGTTCAAGATATTGCTCAAAAACGAGGGATTATTGATCAAAGTGCTTTATCACTCAGCGATGCTCGAGAAGCGGATGTGATTATTTTAGCGATTCCGATTGAGGCAACTTTGGAAGTGTTGAAAGAATTAGCAGATTTAGAGTTGAAAGAGAATGTGCTAATCACTGATACGGGATCGACCAAAAGTGAGATTGTTTCTTTAGGACAGCAGCTTTTTGCGGAGAAAAAGGTCAGGTTTGTTGGTGGACATCCGATGGCTGGCTCCCATAAATCAGGTGTTTTGGCTGCTGATGTGAATTTATTTGAGAATGCTTATTATGTTTTGAGCGAGGACTGCCCAGAATTAAGAACGTTATTGTCAGGTTTACACGCTAAATTTATTGTTTTAGATGCGGCGGAGCATGATCAAGTCACAGGACAAGTCTCACATTTTCCACATATTTTGGCCTCTGCTTTGGTTTTACAGTCAGATGCCTATGCGCAAAAACACCCATTAGTAAAAAATCTGGCTGCAGGAGGTTTTCGTGATTTGACACGGATTGCGGAGGCGGACAGTTTGATGTGGACAAGTGTAGTTTTATCAAATCCACAAGAAGTAGTGGAACGGATTGAAAATTTTAAAGCGCAACTTGATGATATTGCCCAAAAAATTAGCTCAAAAAATCAGACTGGAATCAAGAGCTTTTTCGATGACGGGAAAAAGATTCGTCAAGCCATGGAGATTCATAAAGGCGCGATTCCTAATTTCTATGATTTGTTTGTTTCCGTACCTGATGAAAAAGGAGTGGTTTTACAAGTCTTAGCCCTCTTGCAACAATTTTCAATCACAAATATAAAAATCAATGAAGAAAATCGGGAAGACATTCACGGTCAACTTCAAATTACATTTAAAACAGCACAAGAGTTAGAAAAAGCGCGTGAGATTATCAAAATAGCAACGGATTTTGAAGTGGCATAG
- a CDS encoding sensor histidine kinase produces MLWYKYLISKIPQIGVFLLMLAIYIVNFWLWQLPMMAFFNSSLFALIIFVIYLISSYFRWREVQERISNVIKENQTLQRKLDQQNQAARELEDIIRVWSHQMKVPLAAIDLMAQTEIDHKELKNQVFSLENYLKMLLEYQRINNLATDFRFDQVSFATIMKDLVKKYSHFFIQKNLKLQITGDWRVATDQRWMSIALEQLLNNAVKYTKSGGIIIEIEEGQLTIRDSGIGILPEDVPRLFEHGFTGYNGRIQQKSTGLGLYLSKLILDKLEFKIEIVSEIGKGTCVSLRKG; encoded by the coding sequence ATGCTTTGGTATAAATATCTCATCTCTAAAATTCCCCAAATTGGTGTTTTTTTACTCATGTTGGCCATCTATATTGTGAATTTTTGGCTGTGGCAACTCCCGATGATGGCATTTTTTAACAGTAGTTTATTTGCCCTCATTATTTTCGTGATTTATTTGATTTCTTCTTACTTTCGCTGGCGAGAAGTTCAAGAAAGAATTTCAAATGTCATAAAGGAGAATCAAACCCTTCAAAGAAAATTGGATCAACAGAATCAAGCAGCAAGAGAACTTGAAGATATTATTCGGGTCTGGTCACATCAGATGAAGGTTCCCTTGGCCGCGATTGATTTGATGGCTCAAACCGAGATTGATCACAAAGAACTAAAGAATCAAGTTTTTTCGTTGGAAAATTATTTAAAAATGCTTCTAGAGTACCAAAGAATTAATAATCTCGCAACGGATTTTCGCTTTGATCAGGTAAGCTTTGCGACTATCATGAAAGATTTGGTCAAAAAATACAGCCACTTTTTTATTCAAAAAAATCTAAAATTACAAATTACTGGTGATTGGCGCGTGGCAACTGATCAGAGATGGATGAGTATTGCTTTAGAACAACTTCTTAATAATGCAGTGAAATACACGAAAAGTGGGGGGATTATTATTGAGATTGAAGAAGGACAGTTGACCATTAGAGATAGTGGCATTGGAATTTTACCAGAGGATGTTCCCCGCCTTTTTGAACATGGGTTTACCGGTTATAACGGTCGAATCCAGCAAAAATCAACAGGACTTGGTCTTTATTTATCGAAACTCATTTTGGATAAGTTGGAGTTTAAGATTGAAATAGTTTCTGAAATTGGTAAAGGAACTTGTGTTAGCTTAAGGAAGGGCTAA